Proteins encoded within one genomic window of Amycolatopsis nigrescens CSC17Ta-90:
- a CDS encoding GH92 family glycosyl hydrolase: MRARKRLLAAAMVSIIAAGTVQAAAAPSGPRFPDDPTKLVDTSIGNNGDGTTFPGAAAPFGMVQLSPDTQLKKYASYDYENDTILGFSHTHLSGVGCQTMGNIRFMPTTGAVTSSDPARYGSKFSHDREESSPGSYSVRLDSYDVQAELTATERTGRHRYTYPESAGSQNVLIEVGESNGYTYAGEVKVVGDDTVEGWLQGGNFCWETQKERYRVFFSAKFDRKFSSFGTWTDDTLTPGARDAKLGAKRNGAWLSFDPEAGKQVGASVGLSYTSVDGAKLNRGVESAWRGFDSVREQASRTWRDELNRMRVAGGSTADQRTYYSALYRSLLHPSVGSDVDGRYRGFDDRVYRANHPYYQMFSLWDTYRSQNQLVALLHPDRAADMTRSVLRIAEDGGWVPRWALGGGETNVMSGDPVTPWVVDNYRRGLLDDRTARALFDRLWRNANEVPADQSRFRGRDGNPSYVENGWIGYRDVPGYTFGDTRQSGSATLEYALADCSLAVMANGLGERDKAAALAARCQNFTKQWDPSVQSRGFTGFPRSRAEDGSWVGDPDPAKSTGFHEGTPWQYQWLGQQDPAALFALMGGAGQAAARLDTFFDIPLLLKDPAKAAKESWVIGAYDYHNNFAFNPNNEPDLHAPWMYAWAGTPWKTSAVMRAARTLFTDTPYGMPGNDDLGTISSWLVFAMAGVFEATPGSGQYLLSAPMFEKVEITPARGRTVRIDAPGADANKLQYVEGVRVHGREQSRTWLNHEDLLGARTIRFALTADPASATWGTTPGSAPPRLLDAR, from the coding sequence ATGAGAGCGCGCAAGCGTCTCCTTGCTGCCGCGATGGTCTCGATCATCGCGGCCGGGACCGTCCAGGCAGCCGCCGCACCGTCCGGTCCCCGGTTTCCCGACGACCCGACCAAGCTGGTCGACACGTCGATCGGGAACAACGGCGACGGGACCACCTTCCCCGGTGCGGCGGCGCCGTTCGGCATGGTGCAGCTGAGCCCGGATACCCAGCTCAAGAAGTACGCGTCCTACGACTACGAGAACGACACCATCCTGGGCTTCAGCCACACCCACCTGTCCGGGGTCGGCTGCCAGACCATGGGCAACATCCGGTTCATGCCCACCACCGGCGCGGTCACCTCCTCCGATCCGGCGAGGTACGGCTCGAAGTTCAGCCACGACCGCGAGGAGTCGTCGCCCGGCTCGTACTCGGTGCGGCTGGACTCCTACGACGTGCAGGCCGAGCTCACCGCCACCGAGCGCACCGGGCGGCACCGCTACACCTACCCGGAGTCCGCCGGCAGCCAGAACGTGCTGATCGAGGTGGGGGAGAGCAACGGCTACACCTACGCCGGCGAGGTGAAGGTGGTCGGTGACGACACCGTCGAAGGCTGGCTGCAGGGCGGCAACTTCTGCTGGGAGACGCAGAAGGAGCGCTACCGGGTGTTCTTCAGCGCGAAGTTCGACCGGAAGTTCTCCTCCTTCGGCACCTGGACCGACGACACCCTGACCCCGGGTGCGAGGGACGCGAAGCTCGGGGCCAAGCGCAACGGTGCCTGGCTGAGCTTCGACCCGGAAGCGGGCAAGCAGGTGGGCGCCAGCGTCGGGCTGTCCTACACCTCGGTGGACGGCGCCAAGCTCAACCGGGGCGTGGAAAGCGCATGGCGCGGGTTCGACTCGGTGCGGGAGCAGGCGAGCCGGACCTGGCGTGACGAGCTGAACCGGATGCGCGTGGCCGGCGGCAGCACGGCGGACCAGCGCACCTACTACAGCGCGCTGTACCGCTCGCTGCTGCACCCGTCGGTCGGGTCCGATGTGGACGGACGGTATCGCGGGTTCGACGACCGGGTGTACCGGGCGAATCATCCCTACTACCAGATGTTCTCGCTGTGGGACACCTATCGCTCGCAGAACCAGCTGGTGGCGCTGCTGCATCCGGACCGGGCTGCGGACATGACCAGATCGGTGCTGCGGATCGCCGAGGACGGCGGCTGGGTGCCGAGATGGGCGCTGGGCGGCGGGGAGACGAACGTGATGAGCGGCGACCCGGTGACCCCGTGGGTGGTGGACAACTACCGGCGCGGCCTGCTCGACGACCGGACCGCGCGTGCACTGTTCGACCGGTTGTGGCGCAACGCCAACGAGGTGCCCGCGGACCAGTCGCGGTTCCGCGGCCGGGACGGGAACCCGAGCTACGTGGAGAACGGCTGGATCGGCTACCGGGACGTGCCCGGCTACACCTTCGGCGACACCCGGCAGTCCGGCTCGGCGACCCTCGAGTACGCGCTGGCGGACTGCTCGCTGGCGGTGATGGCGAACGGCCTCGGCGAGCGGGACAAGGCGGCCGCACTGGCTGCCCGCTGCCAGAACTTCACCAAGCAGTGGGATCCGAGTGTGCAGTCGAGGGGCTTCACCGGCTTCCCGCGCTCGCGCGCCGAGGACGGTTCGTGGGTGGGCGACCCCGATCCGGCCAAGTCCACCGGTTTCCACGAAGGCACGCCGTGGCAGTACCAGTGGCTCGGCCAGCAGGACCCGGCGGCGCTGTTCGCGCTGATGGGTGGCGCTGGGCAGGCCGCTGCCCGGTTGGACACGTTCTTCGACATCCCGTTGCTGCTCAAGGATCCGGCGAAGGCGGCGAAGGAGTCCTGGGTGATCGGCGCCTACGACTACCACAACAACTTCGCGTTCAACCCGAACAACGAACCGGACCTGCACGCGCCCTGGATGTACGCGTGGGCGGGCACGCCGTGGAAGACCTCCGCGGTGATGCGCGCGGCGCGCACCCTGTTCACCGACACGCCCTACGGCATGCCGGGCAACGACGACCTCGGCACGATTTCGTCCTGGCTGGTGTTCGCCATGGCCGGGGTGTTCGAGGCGACCCCGGGTTCGGGGCAGTACCTGCTGAGCGCGCCGATGTTCGAGAAGGTGGAGATCACCCCGGCGCGCGGGCGCACCGTCCGGATCGACGCACCCGGCGCGGACGCGAACAAGCTGCAGTACGTCGAGGGTGTGCGGGTGCACGGACGTGAACAGAGCAGGACCTGGCTCAACCACGAGGATCTGCTCGGCGCCAGGACGATCCGTTTCGCGCTCACCGCGGACCCGGCCAGTGCCACCTGGGGCACCACTCCCGGCTCCGCTCCGCCCCGTCTGCTCGACGCCCGGTGA
- a CDS encoding AbfB domain-containing protein — protein sequence MKRSPKRRPAVLLLLLTLLAALLAFPLPGLPAAAASEVAPAAALTTPWTDQVGQDNALPEYPRPAMTRPDWQNLNGTWQFEPGSAGQAPPIGRPLSGSVLVPYPIESALSGVQAHHDRMWYRRAFTVPAGWSGRQVQLNFGAVDWQAEVWVNGVKVGGHAGGYAKFSFDITAQLKPGDNELVVGVFDPTDAGGQPVGKQRLNSTDRIFYTPSSGIWQTVWLEPTAAAHVTRLDITPDLPAASVRVVPHAAAAAGLTARVTVRTGGTAVATGTGPAGAEIVVPVPNPRLWSPDDPFLYDLTVSLERDGTAVDTVGGYFGMRSIGKANVGGVLRPVLNGQYVFSMGTLDQGFWPDGLHTAPTDEALKFDLQAHKDLGFNTVRKHIKVEPERWYYWADRLGLMVWQDMPSMTPTRAPSPLAKARFETELHDMVDQLRSVTSIVQWVPFNEGWGEYDPARIADLVHGWDPSRLVNNNSGSNCCGFDGGNGDVIDDHVYVAPGSTQRPVPGRTPQPPSATRVAVLGEYGGLGLAIPGHEWQPGHGGGYENVSSPAALTSRYVSLLSVVQGLAKGNGLSGAIYTEITDVENETNGLYTYDRRVLKPDAARIAAANRAIIAGRPVAESVPLHVNARQSLRVTTPGLTDRYARHLDGQGVTSVVTGGSPALEKQDATWQLVPGLADPSCFSLRSVNYPGDYLRHRDSQLFKEPFADNAVYRADATWCARPGLNGTDVSFESYNFPGEFLRHYQSRLWLAGGAGVPGAHNSAAFFPEDVTWQVAVPWAP from the coding sequence ATGAAGCGCAGCCCGAAAAGACGCCCGGCGGTTCTGCTGCTCCTGCTGACTCTGTTGGCTGCCTTGCTCGCCTTCCCGCTCCCCGGCCTTCCCGCCGCCGCAGCTTCCGAGGTCGCGCCGGCGGCGGCGTTGACCACGCCGTGGACCGACCAGGTCGGCCAGGACAACGCGCTGCCGGAGTACCCGCGACCGGCGATGACCAGGCCGGACTGGCAGAACCTCAACGGCACCTGGCAGTTCGAACCCGGCTCGGCCGGCCAGGCGCCGCCGATCGGCCGTCCGCTGAGCGGCTCGGTGCTGGTGCCCTATCCGATCGAGTCGGCGCTGTCCGGCGTGCAGGCCCACCACGACCGGATGTGGTACCGCCGCGCCTTCACCGTGCCGGCCGGCTGGTCCGGCCGTCAGGTGCAGCTGAACTTCGGCGCGGTGGACTGGCAGGCCGAGGTCTGGGTGAACGGCGTCAAGGTCGGCGGGCACGCCGGCGGCTACGCCAAGTTCTCCTTCGACATCACCGCCCAGCTCAAGCCCGGCGACAACGAGCTAGTGGTCGGCGTCTTCGATCCCACCGATGCGGGCGGGCAGCCGGTCGGCAAGCAGCGGCTCAACTCCACCGACCGGATCTTCTACACCCCGTCGTCGGGCATCTGGCAGACCGTCTGGCTGGAACCCACCGCCGCGGCACACGTGACCCGGCTGGACATCACCCCGGACCTGCCCGCCGCCAGCGTCCGGGTCGTCCCGCACGCGGCCGCGGCGGCCGGGTTGACCGCGCGGGTGACCGTGCGCACCGGCGGCACCGCGGTGGCCACCGGTACCGGGCCGGCCGGTGCCGAGATCGTGGTGCCGGTGCCGAACCCGCGGCTGTGGTCGCCGGACGACCCGTTCCTCTACGACCTCACCGTCTCGCTGGAGCGCGACGGCACGGCGGTGGACACCGTCGGCGGCTACTTCGGCATGCGCTCGATCGGCAAGGCGAACGTCGGCGGCGTGCTCCGCCCCGTCCTCAATGGACAGTACGTGTTCTCGATGGGCACGCTGGACCAGGGTTTCTGGCCGGACGGGCTGCACACCGCACCCACCGACGAGGCGCTGAAGTTCGACCTGCAGGCGCACAAGGACCTCGGTTTCAACACCGTGCGCAAGCACATCAAGGTGGAGCCGGAGCGCTGGTACTACTGGGCGGACCGGCTGGGCCTGATGGTCTGGCAGGACATGCCGTCGATGACCCCGACCAGGGCGCCGAGCCCGCTGGCCAAGGCCAGGTTCGAGACCGAGCTGCACGACATGGTCGATCAGCTCCGCAGCGTCACCTCGATCGTGCAGTGGGTGCCGTTCAACGAGGGCTGGGGCGAGTACGACCCGGCCAGGATCGCGGACCTGGTGCACGGCTGGGATCCAAGTCGGCTGGTGAACAACAACTCCGGCTCGAACTGCTGCGGTTTCGACGGCGGCAACGGGGACGTGATCGACGACCACGTCTACGTCGCTCCCGGCAGCACGCAACGCCCGGTGCCCGGCCGGACCCCGCAGCCGCCGAGCGCGACCAGGGTGGCGGTGCTCGGCGAGTACGGCGGCCTCGGCCTGGCGATCCCCGGCCACGAATGGCAGCCTGGCCACGGTGGCGGCTACGAGAACGTGTCCAGCCCGGCCGCGCTGACCAGCCGCTACGTCAGCCTGCTGTCCGTGGTGCAGGGCCTGGCCAAGGGCAACGGGCTCTCCGGCGCGATCTACACCGAGATCACCGACGTGGAGAACGAGACGAACGGGCTCTACACCTACGACCGCCGGGTGCTCAAGCCGGACGCGGCCAGGATCGCCGCGGCCAACCGGGCGATCATCGCCGGGCGGCCGGTGGCCGAGTCGGTGCCGCTGCACGTCAACGCCCGCCAGTCGCTGCGGGTGACCACTCCCGGCTTGACCGACCGGTACGCAAGGCACCTCGACGGCCAGGGCGTCACCTCCGTGGTGACCGGCGGCAGCCCCGCGCTGGAGAAGCAGGACGCGACCTGGCAGCTGGTGCCGGGGCTGGCCGACCCGTCCTGCTTTTCGCTGCGTTCGGTCAACTACCCCGGCGACTACCTGCGCCACCGGGACTCGCAGCTGTTCAAGGAGCCGTTCGCGGACAACGCCGTCTACCGCGCGGACGCCACCTGGTGCGCCCGTCCCGGGCTCAACGGCACGGACGTGTCCTTCGAGTCGTACAACTTCCCCGGCGAGTTCCTCCGGCACTACCAGAGCCGGCTGTGGCTGGCCGGCGGCGCCGGGGTGCCCGGCGCGCACAACTCCGCCGCGTTCTTCCCCGAGGACGTGACCTGGCAGGTCGCCGTACCCTGGGCGCCTTGA
- a CDS encoding glycoside hydrolase family 64 protein, with protein sequence MTAPIWARGAAAMAATPATFTLSFENRSGSGNAFAYVAGTAPDGKLVLLKADGSPYNPASPPAEHTPLPEDCAIPLGPVGGAPKQVQVPKMAGARIYLVTDDKLEFFLNPGPALVHPSFLNSGDPNFEKNWSFAEFTFNDAQLFANISYVDFVGMPLGLDLTTESSGRQTVPGLPSGSLDQICEELKAQGAKEGSNWGELVQTGQNGANLRAMSAHYRADRFDGYLDGYIDEVWKKYSGQPLTVDSQNPGLGKFTGQVGGDGRLTFDNGESFDKPKTADVWSCDSGPFAIKSGDSDARKSIIPRLAAALNRTTLLDNANQPTGEDPAAFYGKPVTNHYARIVHEKLPDNRGYAFPYDDVSPGPDFSGAVQAGDPVVLTVAVNAVRTMLNG encoded by the coding sequence GTGACCGCACCGATCTGGGCGCGTGGAGCGGCGGCGATGGCCGCCACTCCGGCCACTTTCACCCTGAGTTTCGAGAACAGATCCGGCTCCGGCAACGCGTTCGCCTACGTCGCCGGCACCGCACCGGACGGCAAGCTCGTCCTGCTCAAGGCGGACGGGTCGCCGTACAACCCCGCCTCTCCCCCGGCCGAGCACACCCCGTTGCCCGAGGACTGCGCGATTCCGCTCGGCCCGGTCGGCGGCGCCCCGAAACAGGTCCAGGTACCCAAAATGGCGGGCGCCCGGATCTATCTGGTCACCGACGACAAGCTGGAATTCTTCCTCAACCCCGGCCCGGCACTGGTGCACCCGAGCTTCTTGAACTCCGGCGACCCCAACTTCGAGAAGAACTGGAGCTTCGCCGAATTCACCTTCAACGACGCGCAGCTCTTCGCCAACATCAGCTACGTCGACTTCGTCGGCATGCCGCTCGGCCTGGACCTGACCACCGAGTCCTCCGGCAGGCAGACGGTACCCGGCCTGCCCTCCGGTTCGCTGGACCAGATCTGCGAAGAGCTCAAGGCACAGGGGGCCAAGGAGGGATCCAACTGGGGTGAGCTGGTGCAGACCGGCCAGAACGGCGCCAACCTGCGGGCGATGAGCGCGCACTACCGAGCCGACCGGTTCGACGGCTATCTCGACGGGTACATCGACGAGGTCTGGAAGAAGTACAGCGGCCAGCCGCTGACCGTCGATTCGCAGAACCCCGGGCTCGGCAAGTTCACCGGGCAGGTCGGCGGAGACGGCCGGCTGACCTTCGACAACGGAGAGAGCTTCGACAAGCCGAAGACCGCGGACGTGTGGAGCTGCGACAGCGGCCCGTTCGCCATCAAGTCCGGCGACAGCGACGCCCGCAAGAGCATCATCCCCCGGCTGGCCGCGGCACTGAACCGGACGACCCTGCTGGACAACGCGAACCAGCCGACCGGCGAGGACCCGGCCGCCTTCTACGGCAAACCCGTCACGAACCACTACGCGCGGATCGTGCACGAGAAGTTGCCGGACAACCGGGGTTACGCGTTCCCGTATGACGACGTGTCCCCTGGGCCGGATTTCAGCGGAGCGGTGCAGGCAGGGGATCCTGTCGTGCTCACGGTCGCCGTCAACGCCGTGCGGACTATGCTGAACGGGTGA
- a CDS encoding AAA family ATPase, translating into MTIILVTGMSGTGKSTALDRLAQLGYRVVDTDVGEWIEDAPLPDGTGVEPQWREDRIDALLAEHELSGAPLFIQGTVWNQSKFYPRFDEVVLLSAPLAVMLERIADRETNSFGKATEERDRIVADTIEIEPLLRSAATVEIDTRVAVGAVVARLVALA; encoded by the coding sequence GTGACGATCATCCTGGTGACAGGCATGTCCGGCACCGGGAAATCAACAGCCCTGGACCGGTTGGCACAGCTCGGATATCGAGTGGTGGATACCGACGTCGGGGAGTGGATCGAAGACGCTCCGCTTCCCGACGGCACCGGTGTGGAGCCTCAGTGGCGCGAGGACCGGATCGACGCGCTGCTCGCCGAGCACGAGCTTTCCGGTGCGCCGCTGTTCATCCAGGGCACCGTGTGGAACCAGAGCAAGTTCTATCCCCGATTCGACGAGGTCGTCCTGCTAAGTGCTCCCTTGGCGGTGATGCTCGAACGCATCGCCGACCGTGAGACGAACTCCTTCGGGAAGGCCACTGAGGAGCGGGATCGGATCGTGGCGGACACGATCGAGATTGAGCCGTTGCTCCGTTCCGCGGCGACGGTGGAGATCGATACTCGGGTGGCGGTTGGTGCGGTGGTGGCTCGGTTGGTGGCTCTTGCTTAG
- a CDS encoding HNH endonuclease signature motif containing protein — translation MDRDQACELLKDIQVIQERKCRLEAEQLRLVARLNEVEERTRGVPAELALGLAVTENMAGKQIALAEALATRLPKTLQAMESGVIDGYKASKIFDATAVLSDEKAREVDAVMSERLAGKNPSSLRRAVNRVVARIDPNGYAARTRRRRLDRKVELVHQGEGMTTLIVDLPVEVGTAIYARTDREAHALKVAGEPRTLDQLRADVLADRCLRERGTPRNPKADVYLYVDLTTLAGLNDNYAELTGSGPIPAWLAKEIAYNPGSTWRRIVTDPVTGLPVDVGRSSYRPPAALDRFIRIRDRECAHPGCHRPAQLADLDHTTDWAHGGPTTKTNLRGYCKRHHKLKDQPGWTHTDHTITTPAKATYTV, via the coding sequence ATGGATAGGGACCAGGCTTGTGAGTTGTTGAAGGACATTCAGGTTATTCAGGAGCGGAAGTGCCGCTTGGAGGCGGAGCAGCTTCGGCTGGTGGCGCGGTTGAATGAGGTGGAAGAAAGAACTAGAGGGGTGCCAGCGGAGTTGGCGCTGGGGCTGGCGGTCACGGAGAACATGGCCGGTAAGCAGATCGCGCTGGCCGAGGCGTTGGCGACTCGGTTGCCGAAGACGTTGCAGGCCATGGAATCCGGGGTCATCGACGGGTACAAAGCCTCCAAGATCTTCGACGCCACCGCCGTGCTCTCCGACGAGAAGGCCCGTGAAGTCGACGCGGTGATGAGCGAACGGCTGGCGGGCAAAAACCCCTCCAGTCTGCGGCGGGCCGTGAACCGAGTGGTCGCCCGAATCGACCCGAACGGATACGCCGCCCGCACCCGACGCCGCCGACTGGACCGCAAAGTCGAACTGGTGCACCAAGGCGAAGGCATGACCACCCTCATCGTCGATCTACCCGTCGAAGTCGGCACAGCGATCTACGCCCGCACCGATCGTGAAGCCCATGCGCTGAAGGTCGCCGGCGAACCCCGCACACTGGACCAACTTCGGGCCGATGTGCTCGCGGATCGATGTCTCCGCGAACGCGGCACACCCCGCAACCCGAAGGCCGACGTGTACCTCTACGTCGACCTCACCACCCTTGCCGGATTGAACGACAACTACGCCGAACTCACCGGCTCCGGACCCATCCCCGCCTGGCTGGCCAAGGAAATCGCCTACAACCCCGGCTCCACCTGGCGCCGTATCGTGACCGACCCGGTCACTGGTCTTCCCGTGGATGTCGGCCGCAGCAGCTACCGACCCCCTGCCGCACTCGACCGGTTCATCCGCATCCGCGACCGCGAATGCGCCCACCCCGGCTGCCACCGACCAGCCCAACTAGCCGACCTCGACCACACCACCGACTGGGCACACGGCGGACCCACCACCAAAACCAACCTCCGCGGCTACTGCAAACGCCACCACAAACTCAAAGACCAACCAGGCTGGACCCACACCGACCACACCATCACCACCCCAGCCAAAGCCACCTACACCGTTTAG